From Erigeron canadensis isolate Cc75 chromosome 8, C_canadensis_v1, whole genome shotgun sequence, one genomic window encodes:
- the LOC122579866 gene encoding uncharacterized protein LOC122579866, which translates to MKKGIHPQMQWISYVTQSGRLMHVMMTKIHQTGKVYHLRGKRQMAESVGQVAKFKRRYGQVEEEKKDESK; encoded by the coding sequence ATGAAGAAAGGGATTCACCCGCAGATGCAATGGATCTCATACGTGACACAAAGTGGCCGTCTGATGCACGTAATGATGACTAAAATACACCAAACAGGGAAAGTTTATCACTTAAGAGGAAAACGACAGATGGCTGAAAGTGTCGGTCAGGTTGCCAAGTTCAAACGTCGTTATGGACAAGTGGAAGAGGAAAAGAAAGACGAGTCTAAGTGA